A genome region from Jeongeupia sp. HS-3 includes the following:
- a CDS encoding glycoside hydrolase family 16 protein encodes MRIWLALLCAALLAGCAGPQLGKFIWLSQQRQGGPGPNRFDTRNVWHDEQGRLHLAVVKRGGQWTCAEAVLGQALGFGRYEFEIERLPDLDPNLVLGFFNYPSYGNAVDGTNEIDIEFAHWGNPAHPRGNFTVWPADPAFSKQRGHHAFALPAQDGPVLLVFDWQSDHIDFEATQGQTVLARWRYAPDNPRAMIPQRPLPVMINYWLFEGRAPTSTPPEIVVNAFRYTPR; translated from the coding sequence ATGCGCATCTGGCTGGCGCTGCTGTGTGCGGCCTTGCTGGCCGGTTGCGCCGGGCCGCAGCTCGGCAAGTTCATCTGGTTGTCGCAGCAGCGCCAGGGCGGGCCCGGGCCGAATCGTTTCGATACCCGCAACGTCTGGCACGACGAGCAGGGGCGTTTGCATCTGGCCGTCGTCAAGCGCGGTGGCCAATGGACCTGTGCCGAGGCGGTACTCGGTCAGGCGCTCGGCTTCGGGCGCTACGAGTTCGAAATCGAACGGCTACCGGATCTGGATCCGAATCTCGTGCTGGGTTTCTTCAATTACCCGAGTTACGGCAACGCCGTCGACGGTACGAACGAGATCGATATCGAGTTCGCCCACTGGGGCAATCCGGCCCATCCGCGCGGTAACTTTACCGTTTGGCCGGCCGATCCGGCCTTCAGCAAGCAACGCGGCCACCATGCATTCGCGCTGCCGGCGCAGGATGGGCCGGTGCTCCTCGTCTTCGACTGGCAATCCGACCACATCGATTTCGAGGCGACTCAGGGCCAGACCGTATTGGCACGCTGGCGCTACGCGCCGGACAATCCCAGGGCGATGATCCCGCAACGGCCGCTGCCGGTGATGATCAACTACTGGCTGTTCGAAGGCCGCGCGCCGACCTCGACGCCGCCCGAGATCGTCGTCAACGCCTTCCGCTACACGCCTCGTTAA